The Armatimonadota bacterium genome has a window encoding:
- a CDS encoding (2Fe-2S)-binding protein, with product MEEDIRFTLNGKAVTLTADPDRMLLWVLRTDLGLTGTKYGCGEGICGGCTVLVDDKPLRSCVTPLSQVKGKTVTTIEGLAQNGKLHPLQQAFMDHDGLQCGYCTPGMILTAYGLLKGNPKPSYSDIVTGMDQNLCRCGAHKRIIEAIQAAAKEMPGGA from the coding sequence ATGGAAGAGGATATCCGATTCACGCTCAACGGTAAGGCTGTCACACTTACGGCCGACCCCGACCGCATGCTTCTGTGGGTTCTCCGCACCGATCTCGGACTCACCGGCACCAAATATGGATGCGGCGAGGGCATATGCGGAGGCTGCACCGTCCTGGTCGATGACAAACCCCTCCGGTCCTGCGTGACCCCCCTTTCGCAAGTGAAGGGCAAGACTGTAACCACTATTGAGGGCCTGGCACAGAACGGAAAACTGCATCCCCTGCAGCAGGCGTTTATGGACCACGACGGGTTGCAGTGCGGGTACTGCACCCCCGGGATGATCCTCACCGCGTACGGCCTCCTCAAAGGGAATCCCAAGCCCTCCTATTCCGACATCGTTACGGGAATGGACCAAAACCTGTGCCGCTGCGGCGCCCACAAGCGCATCATCGAAGCTATCCAGGCCGCCGCGAAGGAAATGCCGGGAGGAGCCTGA
- a CDS encoding ABC transporter permease, translated as MGNRAKSTRHWDHGEGWVLGLASMGIIAFLAVPIAALLLSFFTNSGLSHLHSEMAVRALWLTMRTTLISTALCVILGTPMAYLLARKRFPGKGILDTLVDLPVVVPPVVAGVALLLAFGRRGLIGRHLEAVGIEIGFTTVAVIMAQVFIASPFFIRAARAGFEGVDRELERAAYTLGAGRWRTFWVVTVPLAGPSLTGGLVLAWARALSEFGATMMFAGNFPGRTQTLTLAVMTAMESDLDTAVAVSVLSLALAVATLVTAKAFLGRWEGPHG; from the coding sequence ATGGGCAATCGCGCTAAGTCAACTCGACATTGGGACCACGGCGAAGGCTGGGTGCTGGGCCTCGCCTCGATGGGAATCATTGCCTTTCTGGCAGTGCCCATCGCGGCGCTCCTGCTGTCCTTTTTCACAAACAGCGGGCTCTCGCACCTGCATTCCGAGATGGCGGTCCGAGCACTGTGGCTGACGATGCGCACGACGTTGATCTCCACCGCGCTCTGTGTGATACTGGGGACCCCGATGGCGTATCTGCTCGCTCGCAAGCGTTTTCCCGGAAAGGGCATCCTGGACACGCTGGTGGACCTTCCGGTAGTGGTCCCGCCGGTAGTCGCCGGTGTCGCCCTGCTCCTCGCGTTCGGCCGGCGCGGATTGATCGGGCGGCACCTGGAAGCAGTTGGCATTGAGATCGGCTTTACTACGGTGGCCGTGATCATGGCGCAGGTGTTCATCGCGAGCCCGTTCTTCATTCGGGCGGCACGGGCTGGGTTCGAAGGGGTGGATCGCGAACTGGAACGCGCTGCCTACACGCTGGGGGCGGGGCGGTGGCGAACGTTCTGGGTTGTGACGGTCCCTCTGGCCGGCCCGTCGCTTACCGGCGGCCTGGTTCTCGCATGGGCGCGTGCGCTCTCCGAGTTCGGCGCCACGATGATGTTTGCCGGCAATTTCCCCGGCCGCACCCAAACCCTGACGCTCGCGGTGATGACCGCGATGGAAAGCGACCTCGACACCGCGGTTGCCGTGTCGGTCCTCTCGCTGGCGCTGGCGGTCGCAACGCTGGTGACCGCGAAGGCATTCCTCGGGCGATGGGAAGGCCCGCACGGTTGA
- a CDS encoding molybdenum cofactor biosynthesis protein MoaE → MFRIVQAKIEPSEMRLAAAGGFVTFEGRVRDHNDGRTVTGLEYEAFVEMAESQGKALLAEARAAFDILDARAAHRIGRLEIGDVAVWIGVSAVHRADAFRACEWIIDEIKERLPIWKKEYYSGGDSGWVGAPEALPSAETIPDPRG, encoded by the coding sequence ATGTTCCGTATCGTTCAGGCGAAAATAGAACCGTCGGAGATGCGACTCGCAGCCGCGGGAGGATTCGTCACGTTTGAGGGACGCGTCCGCGACCACAACGACGGTCGAACCGTTACCGGTCTCGAGTACGAGGCGTTCGTCGAAATGGCGGAGTCCCAGGGAAAAGCGCTTCTCGCCGAGGCTCGGGCCGCGTTTGACATCCTGGATGCTCGGGCGGCCCATAGAATCGGACGCTTGGAGATCGGCGACGTGGCGGTCTGGATCGGCGTGAGCGCGGTTCACCGCGCCGATGCCTTCCGCGCTTGCGAGTGGATAATCGACGAGATAAAGGAGCGCTTGCCGATCTGGAAGAAGGAATATTACTCCGGCGGCGACAGCGGCTGGGTCGGCGCACCGGAGGCGCTTCCGTCGGCTGAAACCATCCCCGACCCTCGGGGCTGA
- the moaCB gene encoding bifunctional molybdenum cofactor biosynthesis protein MoaC/MoaB, whose amino-acid sequence MRDVSAKNDSLRTATARAVLTASPRTIEAIREGRAPKGDPIPVARVAAIQAAKNTPQLIPYCHSVPLDYVRVEFDIAADSITVTTEVKAVYKTGVEMEALTAAAAAVLNLYDMLKFIDDEMEIRSVTLLEKTGGKSNVAAVDPFRAAVIVISDSAAAGTRADRSGIILREGLIENGGEVGDVVIVPDDIEPIRRAVLDACDAGVDFVFTTGGTGLGPRDVTPEAVATLIERPSPGIEDQLRAYGGRRTPYAMMSRLCAGTRGATLIVSLPGAPAAVRDALSALFPYIGHAPHVIRGGGHGD is encoded by the coding sequence ATGCGGGACGTATCGGCAAAAAACGACTCCTTGCGGACCGCGACCGCGCGCGCGGTGTTGACTGCGTCTCCGCGAACCATTGAGGCGATCCGTGAAGGGCGGGCGCCCAAGGGTGACCCGATTCCCGTCGCCAGGGTGGCAGCGATCCAGGCGGCCAAAAACACGCCCCAGCTCATACCTTACTGCCACTCCGTTCCCCTCGATTACGTGCGCGTGGAATTCGACATCGCGGCGGACTCGATCACCGTCACCACTGAGGTCAAGGCCGTCTATAAGACCGGCGTCGAGATGGAGGCGCTGACGGCGGCGGCCGCCGCCGTCCTGAACCTCTATGACATGCTCAAGTTCATCGACGATGAGATGGAGATCCGGTCGGTGACGCTGCTGGAAAAGACCGGCGGCAAATCGAACGTGGCCGCCGTCGATCCATTCCGTGCTGCCGTCATTGTCATTTCCGACAGCGCCGCGGCTGGTACACGGGCCGATCGGTCGGGCATCATCCTGCGCGAAGGTCTCATCGAGAATGGCGGAGAGGTTGGCGATGTGGTGATCGTACCGGACGATATCGAGCCGATCCGCCGCGCCGTCCTGGATGCCTGCGACGCTGGGGTGGACTTCGTGTTCACCACTGGTGGAACAGGGCTGGGGCCGCGCGACGTGACGCCGGAGGCGGTCGCAACGCTGATCGAACGCCCCTCCCCAGGCATCGAGGACCAGCTTCGAGCCTACGGCGGGCGCCGCACACCGTATGCGATGATGAGCCGACTATGCGCCGGCACACGGGGCGCTACTCTCATCGTCTCCCTTCCGGGAGCGCCGGCGGCGGTCCGCGATGCGTTGAGCGCTCTGTTCCCGTACATCGGGCATGCGCCTCATGTGATCCGCGGAGGCGGGCATGGCGACTGA
- the moaA gene encoding GTP 3',8-cyclase MoaA: MTDLFGRTIDYLRVSVTDRCNFRCVYCMPAEGMRFQPMDDGLTLDELGRLADAAVRLGVRRVRLTGGEPLVRRDIVGIARRFKDAGIAEISLTTNGQLLAPMVCDLKAAGLNRVNISVDSLKPEVFHRVSRGGDLDTVWQGVEAALEADLQPVKINCVAMRGENDAEAADFAALTIDRPIHVRFIELMPIGGTNVKIAEERVIWRSYVGKTESLAPATDVVTGTAALYIPLSDIRARVEELGPLEPATVSTAGPARNFRLPGAKGTIGFISQVSNTACAACNRMRITPDGMLRPCLMAQGEVDLRTPLRNGATDEQLEACFLRALARKPFEHDLAGGHFASDRTMSQIGG, encoded by the coding sequence ATGACGGACCTTTTTGGTCGGACTATTGACTACCTCCGCGTAAGCGTGACAGACCGGTGCAACTTCCGGTGCGTCTACTGCATGCCCGCGGAAGGGATGCGCTTCCAGCCGATGGATGATGGCCTGACGCTCGATGAGCTTGGCCGCCTGGCTGATGCAGCCGTTCGTCTGGGCGTCCGCCGCGTCCGACTGACCGGCGGCGAACCGTTGGTACGTCGGGACATCGTGGGCATCGCCAGGAGGTTCAAGGACGCCGGCATCGCGGAGATATCGTTGACGACCAACGGTCAGCTTTTGGCGCCGATGGTCTGCGACCTGAAAGCCGCCGGTCTCAACCGCGTCAACATCAGCGTTGACAGCCTCAAGCCCGAGGTGTTCCATCGAGTGAGCCGCGGAGGCGATTTGGACACGGTGTGGCAGGGCGTTGAAGCGGCTCTGGAAGCAGACCTCCAACCGGTAAAGATCAATTGCGTGGCGATGCGGGGGGAGAACGACGCAGAGGCCGCGGATTTCGCGGCGCTCACAATCGACCGCCCGATACACGTCCGGTTCATCGAATTGATGCCGATCGGCGGGACCAACGTCAAAATCGCCGAGGAGAGAGTCATCTGGCGCAGCTACGTCGGCAAGACGGAGTCTCTCGCACCGGCGACAGACGTAGTCACCGGAACAGCCGCGCTCTACATCCCTCTCTCGGATATCCGCGCGCGGGTTGAGGAACTCGGCCCGCTCGAACCGGCGACCGTCAGCACGGCCGGGCCCGCGCGCAACTTCCGCCTCCCGGGGGCGAAAGGGACCATCGGATTCATCAGCCAGGTCTCCAACACGGCGTGCGCCGCCTGTAACCGCATGCGCATCACTCCGGACGGAATGCTGCGGCCCTGCCTGATGGCGCAGGGTGAGGTCGACCTCCGGACGCCGCTACGGAACGGTGCGACCGACGAGCAATTGGAAGCTTGTTTCCTTCGGGCGCTTGCCCGAAAGCCGTTCGAGCACGATCTTGCCGGCGGGCATTTCGCCAGCGACCGGACGATGAGCCAGATCGGCGGGTAA
- the modA gene encoding molybdate ABC transporter substrate-binding protein, giving the protein MAHCCGDALMTNARRFMIAAALAATCSLPACSESLRVFAASSLTEPFTELGRRFSRAHPGNTVAFNFAGSQVLRTQIEQGAPADVFASADLDHMQALRSKHMVRGAVLFAQNSLTVVTPASEAKVKSLSDLARPGVRLVLAGENVPAGRYADQVLRSMDDSGRFGRDFRSRVMANVVSRELNVRSVLSKVTLGEADAAFVYVTDAATVRPRVKSIVIPARFNVIATYPVAVVAESRHKALATEFIRLLRGPEGRRILLRHGFRLPNPHGQSR; this is encoded by the coding sequence ATGGCCCATTGCTGCGGTGACGCCCTGATGACCAACGCCAGACGTTTCATGATCGCCGCCGCGCTTGCGGCCACCTGCAGCCTTCCGGCATGTTCGGAAAGCCTCAGGGTCTTTGCCGCGTCCTCCCTGACCGAGCCTTTCACGGAACTGGGGAGGCGCTTCTCCAGAGCACACCCCGGCAACACCGTGGCGTTCAACTTCGCGGGGAGCCAGGTGCTTCGCACTCAGATAGAGCAGGGCGCACCCGCGGACGTATTTGCCAGCGCCGATCTCGACCACATGCAGGCCCTCCGGAGCAAGCACATGGTTAGGGGGGCTGTGCTTTTCGCCCAGAACTCGCTGACTGTCGTCACCCCGGCGTCCGAGGCAAAGGTGAAAAGCCTTTCCGACCTTGCGCGACCGGGCGTCCGGCTTGTCCTGGCCGGAGAGAATGTGCCGGCGGGGCGCTATGCCGATCAAGTCTTGCGGTCGATGGACGATTCGGGCCGGTTCGGACGCGATTTCCGGAGCCGTGTGATGGCAAACGTTGTGAGCCGCGAACTCAACGTGCGCTCTGTCCTTTCCAAAGTGACGTTGGGTGAAGCTGATGCCGCGTTCGTTTACGTGACTGACGCCGCGACCGTCCGGCCGCGCGTGAAGTCGATTGTTATCCCGGCGCGGTTCAACGTCATCGCCACATACCCGGTTGCGGTCGTCGCGGAAAGCCGGCACAAGGCGCTTGCCACCGAATTCATCCGGCTCCTTCGCGGGCCCGAGGGGAGACGTATCCTTCTGCGCCACGGGTTCCGGCTCCCCAATCCCCATGGGCAATCGCGCTAA
- a CDS encoding protein-methionine-sulfoxide reductase heme-binding subunit MsrQ, translating into MRFARFVLFVNCLVPGALLSWDAYHHRAGANPVNYALRTTGFLTLTFVALTLLVTPARKLTRLSWLYHFRRPLGLFAFSYAVTHFTVFFAFDRAMSLRSTISEMVKRPYLIVGSAGLLAMVPLAATSTNAMIKRLGPKRWQALHRLVYFTAIAGVVHFYMLVKSDHRLPVAFGVVMAALLGYRLVSLIQGRTRRRERAQLHPSRT; encoded by the coding sequence GTGCGTTTCGCCAGATTCGTGTTGTTCGTCAACTGCCTGGTTCCGGGGGCGCTCCTGTCGTGGGACGCGTATCACCACAGGGCAGGGGCGAACCCGGTCAACTACGCCCTACGAACGACGGGGTTTCTCACGCTCACCTTCGTCGCCTTGACGCTGCTGGTGACGCCGGCCCGAAAGCTCACGCGCCTGAGTTGGCTCTATCACTTTCGACGCCCACTCGGGCTCTTCGCCTTCTCCTATGCCGTCACGCACTTCACGGTATTCTTCGCCTTTGACCGGGCGATGAGTCTGCGGAGCACCATTTCCGAAATGGTCAAGCGCCCGTACCTGATAGTCGGATCGGCAGGATTGCTGGCAATGGTTCCTCTGGCCGCAACATCCACCAACGCGATGATCAAGCGTTTGGGACCGAAGCGCTGGCAGGCGCTGCATCGGCTGGTCTACTTCACTGCGATCGCGGGCGTCGTGCATTTCTACATGCTCGTCAAATCCGACCATCGTCTGCCGGTCGCGTTCGGGGTCGTGATGGCAGCGCTGTTGGGTTACCGCCTGGTGTCCCTCATTCAGGGGCGAACACGCCGGCGTGAGCGCGCACAGTTGCATCCGAGCCGAACATGA
- a CDS encoding molybdopterin cofactor-binding domain-containing protein translates to MGSDLYEERYFADAGLSMPFTRREFLKALGGGVFILFVGGDFLAGDAFAQRPGGRPAMPSDFNAFLRIGEDGRVTCFTGKIEMGQGIITSFTQMLADELDVSPGSIDMVMGDTDLTPWDGGTHGSMSTRFFGPPLRAAGAEARAVLLQLASERLSIPVEQLDVENGIVFDRTRKESKVSYAELAKGKQIVRHMTPAPAVKKPESFKEIGKPKTRRDALEKVTGKAKYAGDIRPEGMLYAKILRAPAHNATLKSVDVSGVSEIKGARVVRDGDFIAVLHEHPDAAEQALSKIKVEFTTPPLDVDDVTIFDHLLKVAGTGDQLSSAGDLKKGEANAKTVIESTFLNSYVAHAPMEPHTAVAQVDGKKTTVWASTQAPFPARDEVARALGCPPNDVRIITPFVGGGFGGKGRNLQVVEAARLAKLAGKPVQVAWTRSEEFYDDSFRPAAIVKIRSGVTETGGIAFWDYHVYYAGSRGAEHFYNIPDYSTVSVGSGFGTSAGTHPFATGAWRAPGNNTNTFARECQTDILAEKAGIDPVEFRMRNLKDEKLKGVLTAAAKQFGWTAGKPPAGKGYGVALGTDSGTVVASMAEVSVDTKTGDVKVNRVVCAQDMGLVINPEGARIQMEGCITMGLGYALTEEVRFKGGDVLDRNFDTYQIPRFSWLPKIETLFVEDKNAPAQGGGEPAIITMGAVVANAIFSATGVRLYQLPMTPQRILDALKKRTAKGTA, encoded by the coding sequence ATGGGAAGCGATCTGTATGAGGAGAGGTACTTCGCTGACGCCGGACTCTCTATGCCGTTCACCCGGCGGGAGTTTCTCAAGGCGCTTGGCGGTGGTGTGTTTATCCTGTTCGTGGGCGGCGATTTCCTGGCGGGAGACGCCTTCGCGCAGCGCCCGGGCGGGCGCCCTGCGATGCCGTCCGATTTCAATGCATTCCTCCGCATCGGCGAGGACGGCAGGGTGACGTGTTTCACCGGCAAAATCGAGATGGGGCAGGGCATCATCACGTCGTTTACCCAGATGCTGGCTGACGAGCTGGATGTGTCGCCGGGTTCCATCGATATGGTCATGGGCGATACTGACCTGACTCCCTGGGATGGCGGCACCCACGGCTCGATGTCCACACGCTTCTTCGGGCCGCCCCTGAGAGCCGCGGGAGCGGAAGCCAGGGCCGTTCTGCTCCAACTGGCCTCGGAACGTCTGAGCATACCGGTAGAGCAGTTGGACGTCGAAAACGGCATCGTCTTCGATCGAACCAGGAAAGAATCAAAGGTATCGTACGCCGAACTGGCCAAAGGGAAACAAATCGTCAGGCACATGACGCCGGCCCCGGCCGTGAAGAAACCAGAGTCCTTCAAGGAGATCGGTAAACCAAAGACGAGGCGGGATGCCCTCGAGAAGGTCACCGGCAAGGCGAAATATGCCGGGGATATCCGGCCGGAAGGGATGCTGTACGCGAAGATCCTCCGGGCGCCCGCACACAACGCGACGCTCAAGTCGGTCGACGTGTCCGGTGTAAGCGAGATCAAGGGCGCTCGAGTCGTAAGGGACGGCGATTTTATAGCCGTGCTCCACGAGCATCCCGACGCCGCTGAACAGGCGCTCTCAAAGATCAAGGTGGAGTTCACGACTCCCCCACTTGACGTGGATGACGTGACCATCTTCGATCACCTGCTGAAAGTCGCCGGTACGGGCGACCAGTTATCCAGCGCAGGCGACCTGAAGAAGGGCGAGGCAAACGCGAAAACGGTGATCGAGAGCACTTTCCTGAACAGCTACGTCGCCCATGCGCCGATGGAGCCGCACACTGCGGTTGCCCAGGTGGATGGCAAGAAGACGACAGTCTGGGCATCCACCCAGGCGCCCTTCCCCGCCAGGGACGAGGTCGCGCGGGCGCTTGGCTGCCCGCCGAACGACGTCCGCATCATCACTCCGTTCGTCGGCGGCGGCTTCGGCGGCAAAGGCCGAAACCTGCAGGTCGTCGAGGCGGCCCGCCTGGCGAAACTGGCCGGGAAGCCGGTCCAGGTCGCGTGGACTCGATCGGAGGAATTCTATGATGACAGCTTCCGCCCGGCAGCCATCGTCAAGATTCGATCGGGCGTGACCGAAACCGGTGGCATCGCCTTCTGGGATTATCACGTATACTACGCCGGTTCGCGAGGCGCGGAGCACTTCTACAACATCCCCGACTACTCCACCGTCTCGGTCGGCTCGGGCTTCGGAACCTCCGCGGGTACCCACCCCTTCGCCACGGGAGCCTGGCGTGCGCCGGGCAACAACACGAATACGTTCGCGAGGGAGTGCCAGACCGACATCTTGGCGGAGAAGGCCGGCATCGACCCCGTGGAGTTCCGGATGCGGAACCTGAAGGATGAGAAGCTGAAGGGCGTCCTCACCGCCGCCGCGAAGCAGTTCGGGTGGACGGCGGGGAAGCCTCCTGCTGGAAAGGGCTACGGCGTAGCGCTGGGGACCGATTCGGGGACCGTCGTCGCGTCGATGGCGGAGGTTTCGGTAGACACGAAGACCGGCGACGTGAAGGTCAACCGGGTGGTCTGCGCGCAGGACATGGGCCTGGTGATCAACCCCGAGGGGGCGCGGATTCAAATGGAGGGCTGCATCACAATGGGGCTCGGGTACGCGCTGACGGAGGAGGTCCGCTTCAAGGGCGGTGACGTACTGGACCGGAATTTCGACACCTATCAGATTCCCCGGTTCTCATGGCTCCCGAAGATCGAGACGCTGTTTGTCGAGGACAAGAACGCACCCGCTCAGGGAGGCGGCGAGCCGGCGATCATCACGATGGGGGCCGTCGTCGCCAACGCCATCTTCTCCGCGACCGGCGTGCGGCTGTATCAGCTGCCGATGACGCCGCAGCGGATTCTGGATGCCCTCAAGAAGCGTACCGCGAAAGGGACAGCGTAA
- a CDS encoding nucleotidyltransferase family protein yields MTTDTGGDCGAVVLAAGAARRFGRPKLLMPFGESTVVGSVVRALASAGVAPIVVVAGAEIEGIRLALAGEPVKVVCNASPDDGMLSSIRAGLEALPAVLGRFLVVLGDQPRIRGEDISRLIREHAASGSPVTIPVVGGKRGHPVVFIGAYRRRILDLADGLTLRDLMEAHRDDIIEVPCDFDAYVRDIDTREDYEHELRQWHAER; encoded by the coding sequence ATGACAACTGACACGGGCGGCGACTGCGGAGCCGTTGTGCTCGCCGCCGGGGCTGCCCGGCGATTTGGGCGCCCGAAACTGCTGATGCCGTTCGGCGAATCGACGGTCGTGGGCTCGGTCGTCCGTGCCCTGGCCTCGGCCGGCGTCGCTCCGATCGTCGTCGTCGCCGGTGCGGAGATCGAGGGGATACGACTGGCGCTCGCCGGCGAACCGGTCAAGGTCGTCTGCAATGCCAGCCCGGACGACGGGATGCTGTCCTCCATTCGCGCCGGCTTGGAGGCGCTGCCGGCGGTGCTTGGGCGTTTCCTCGTCGTACTCGGCGACCAGCCGCGGATTCGCGGGGAGGATATATCGCGCCTCATACGGGAACACGCCGCGAGCGGGAGCCCGGTCACGATTCCCGTGGTCGGCGGTAAACGCGGCCATCCGGTCGTTTTTATCGGCGCGTATCGCCGGCGTATCCTGGATCTGGCGGACGGGCTGACTCTCCGCGACCTGATGGAAGCCCACCGGGATGACATCATCGAGGTACCCTGTGATTTCGACGCCTATGTTCGCGATATAGATACACGGGAGGATTATGAGCACGAGTTACGACAGTGGCACGCCGAGCGGTGA
- the glp gene encoding gephyrin-like molybdotransferase Glp translates to MATERPPLTDYAQALETVLEYAAPLGTEDCALGDLLGRVLAEPVCAELAMPFFDSSSVDGYAVTEEDVDAGPKGECLRLELAGTIRAGDDPTGIVLQPGRTLQILTGAALPQGAAAVVMQEDVHVEGGSVVIDAPVTGGQYIRRRGEEFDAGSEVAPAGIVVTPGVVAAIAAIGKANATVFRRPRVGLLVTGDELVAPGNPLRPGQIYESNSHGLTASLLAMRFEAPVVERVPDDAPQTRAALANLLRDCDVVLTSGGVSVGEYDHVKPALADLGVETILWGVAMKPGKPFYFGWKDGCAVLGLPGNPVAAMVTFHTLVRPYLLRSIGLSGRLALSRAGLASALTKEPGRLEFVPCRLTGGIADPVLKRGSHMPGTLVAANALAICPRGIASLAAGDEVEVMMLEGSVT, encoded by the coding sequence ATGGCGACTGAACGCCCACCTTTGACCGATTACGCGCAGGCGCTGGAAACAGTCCTTGAGTACGCCGCTCCGCTTGGAACGGAGGATTGCGCGCTCGGCGATCTGCTCGGCAGGGTACTCGCGGAGCCTGTTTGCGCTGAACTCGCGATGCCCTTCTTCGACAGCTCTTCGGTGGACGGTTACGCCGTAACCGAGGAGGACGTGGATGCGGGACCAAAAGGCGAATGCCTCCGCCTGGAACTGGCCGGGACGATCCGCGCAGGCGACGATCCGACCGGGATCGTGCTCCAACCCGGGAGAACACTTCAGATACTCACGGGGGCGGCGCTGCCGCAGGGAGCCGCCGCCGTCGTCATGCAGGAGGACGTTCACGTAGAAGGCGGTTCGGTGGTCATCGACGCACCGGTGACAGGCGGGCAGTACATACGCAGACGGGGCGAGGAATTCGACGCCGGAAGTGAGGTGGCGCCGGCGGGGATCGTGGTGACTCCGGGTGTGGTCGCCGCCATCGCGGCGATCGGCAAGGCGAATGCGACGGTCTTCCGCCGGCCGCGAGTGGGGCTTCTCGTGACCGGTGATGAACTCGTCGCCCCAGGTAATCCCCTCAGGCCCGGCCAGATATACGAGTCGAACTCCCACGGCCTTACAGCCTCGCTTCTCGCCATGCGTTTCGAAGCGCCTGTGGTAGAACGGGTCCCCGACGACGCCCCGCAGACCCGCGCGGCCCTCGCGAATCTGCTCCGCGACTGCGACGTAGTCCTCACATCCGGCGGTGTATCGGTCGGCGAATACGACCATGTGAAGCCGGCGCTCGCCGACCTCGGGGTCGAGACAATTCTCTGGGGAGTGGCCATGAAACCGGGAAAGCCGTTCTACTTCGGGTGGAAGGATGGCTGCGCGGTTCTCGGCCTGCCCGGCAACCCGGTCGCTGCCATGGTCACGTTCCATACGCTGGTGAGGCCGTACCTGTTGCGGAGCATCGGACTCTCCGGCAGGCTCGCGCTCTCGCGGGCGGGGCTCGCCTCGGCCTTAACGAAGGAACCCGGCCGCCTGGAGTTCGTGCCGTGCCGGCTGACCGGTGGGATTGCCGACCCGGTGCTGAAGCGGGGATCGCATATGCCCGGCACCCTTGTTGCGGCAAATGCCCTGGCGATCTGCCCCCGCGGTATCGCCTCCCTCGCGGCCGGCGACGAGGTCGAGGTGATGATGCTCGAAGGGAGCGTGACATGA
- the msrP gene encoding protein-methionine-sulfoxide reductase catalytic subunit MsrP, which translates to MEDRSEPPSSEITPENTYLNRRAFLKAGVLAASVLATGTLYRRLNTPSSAPVNAKEINVVAPIGPPESGFHVDEPRTSFQDITHYNNFYEFSTNKDAVADAAADFMTSSWKVEVGGLVNKPKVFDLDDILKIAQAEERVYRMRCVEGWSMVIPWAGYSLSKLLKRVDPLGSAKYVAMQTLLDPRRMPGQNTSVLQWPYVEGLRMDEAMHPLAILASGIYGHALPPQDGAPLRLVVPWKYGFKGIKSIVKIMLVETQPATTWNIAAPSEYGFYANVNPNVDHPRWSQATEQRIGESGRRRTLMFNGYERQVGSLYTGMDLRKNF; encoded by the coding sequence ATGGAAGATCGGTCAGAACCGCCCAGCAGCGAGATAACGCCGGAAAACACGTATCTCAACCGCCGCGCCTTCCTGAAGGCCGGGGTGCTAGCCGCGTCTGTGCTGGCCACCGGAACCCTCTATCGCCGGTTGAATACACCGTCCAGTGCCCCCGTCAACGCTAAAGAGATCAACGTGGTCGCACCCATTGGGCCGCCCGAATCGGGCTTTCACGTGGACGAACCCAGGACCTCGTTCCAGGACATCACGCATTACAACAACTTCTACGAGTTCTCCACGAACAAGGATGCTGTCGCCGACGCTGCGGCGGACTTCATGACCTCCAGCTGGAAAGTAGAAGTCGGCGGGTTAGTGAACAAGCCCAAGGTGTTCGACCTTGACGACATTCTCAAGATCGCGCAGGCCGAGGAACGAGTCTACCGCATGCGATGCGTGGAAGGTTGGTCGATGGTGATCCCATGGGCCGGTTACTCGCTGTCGAAGCTCCTGAAGCGGGTTGACCCTTTGGGAAGCGCGAAATACGTGGCCATGCAGACTCTGCTCGATCCGCGGAGGATGCCGGGCCAGAATACGAGCGTCCTCCAGTGGCCGTACGTGGAGGGCCTACGCATGGACGAAGCTATGCACCCGCTCGCCATCCTGGCATCGGGCATCTACGGCCACGCCCTACCCCCCCAGGACGGCGCCCCGCTGCGCCTGGTCGTGCCGTGGAAATACGGCTTCAAGGGCATCAAGTCCATCGTGAAGATAATGCTCGTTGAGACCCAACCCGCAACCACGTGGAACATCGCTGCTCCGTCGGAATACGGGTTCTACGCAAACGTCAATCCGAACGTCGATCACCCCCGGTGGAGCCAGGCGACAGAACAGCGCATCGGCGAAAGCGGTCGCCGCAGGACGCTCATGTTCAATGGCTACGAACGGCAGGTAGGCAGCCTGTACACGGGTATGGACCTGCGGAAGAACTTCTGA
- a CDS encoding MoaD/ThiS family protein, with product MTIQVGYYASFREQSGLSRESIETRVATASELFDELRIRHGFTLPMEAVRVAINREFRQMDARLADGDEVVFIPPVAGG from the coding sequence ATGACCATTCAGGTCGGCTACTATGCGTCGTTCAGGGAGCAGAGCGGCCTCTCACGCGAATCCATCGAAACCCGTGTGGCTACCGCCTCGGAGCTGTTCGATGAGCTGCGCATCCGCCACGGGTTCACGCTTCCGATGGAAGCGGTCCGCGTAGCGATCAACCGTGAGTTCAGACAGATGGACGCCCGCCTCGCGGACGGAGACGAGGTCGTTTTCATCCCGCCGGTGGCTGGAGGCTGA